One Pseudorhodoplanes sinuspersici DNA segment encodes these proteins:
- a CDS encoding ribbon-helix-helix domain-containing protein translates to MKSPVVKRSIVIAGHKTSVSLEDAFWKGLKEIADERNMTLSDMVANIDSQRRHGNLSSAIRLFVLDHYRSLSGDRDRNGHSDGMRSIP, encoded by the coding sequence ATGAAGTCGCCGGTCGTGAAACGATCAATCGTGATCGCGGGGCACAAGACGAGTGTGAGTCTTGAAGATGCCTTCTGGAAGGGACTGAAGGAAATCGCCGACGAGCGCAATATGACCCTTTCAGACATGGTCGCGAATATCGATTCACAACGCCGGCACGGCAACCTGTCTTCTGCAATCCGGCTGTTCGTACTGGATCACTACCGTTCGCTGTCGGGGGACAGGGACAGGAACGGACACAGTGACGGAATGCGTAGCATCCCATAA
- a CDS encoding DUF4169 family protein: protein MGNVFNLRLERKKRERQREADSAAARRLIHGRSKTERKTEGAQRDKSSNILDGHRLGFGEANEVAGRETINRDRGAQDECES, encoded by the coding sequence ATGGGCAACGTCTTTAATCTTCGGTTGGAGAGGAAGAAACGCGAGCGGCAGCGCGAAGCGGATAGTGCTGCAGCACGTCGACTGATCCACGGTCGATCAAAGACGGAGCGCAAAACGGAAGGGGCGCAACGTGACAAGTCTTCAAACATTCTCGACGGGCACCGGCTTGGATTCGGAGAGGCCAATGAAGTCGCCGGTCGTGAAACGATCAATCGTGATCGCGGGGCACAAGACGAGTGTGAGTCTTGA